A genomic segment from Parachlamydiales bacterium encodes:
- a CDS encoding YggS family pyridoxal phosphate-dependent enzyme, which yields MKLENKYAQILEEVDLTARTVGRSPQEITLIAVCKNHTVEEISAVHQAGCLNFGENRLQEALPKMDALPQEIQWHLIGTLQKNKVNKALGRFALIHSVDSFELAEKISEASQKQELRTKILIQVNTSGESTKHGFTPQSFAEIVEELAVLPHLDLEGLMTMAPLDATEKEIHTYFSRLRKLRDETQLRLGASHHFHHLSMGMSHDFKIAIEEGATLLRVGTAIFSDR from the coding sequence ATGAAACTAGAAAATAAGTACGCACAGATTCTTGAAGAAGTGGACCTGACAGCTCGGACTGTAGGTCGTTCTCCGCAGGAGATCACGCTGATCGCGGTGTGCAAAAACCATACTGTCGAAGAAATTTCTGCAGTACATCAGGCCGGATGCCTTAATTTCGGTGAAAACCGTCTCCAAGAAGCATTGCCAAAGATGGATGCGTTACCGCAAGAGATCCAATGGCATCTTATCGGTACTTTGCAAAAAAATAAGGTTAACAAAGCCTTAGGGCGATTTGCCCTGATTCATTCTGTAGATTCCTTTGAGCTTGCGGAAAAAATTTCGGAAGCTAGTCAAAAGCAGGAACTTAGGACGAAGATTTTGATTCAGGTCAACACCTCTGGAGAATCGACGAAGCATGGATTCACACCGCAATCGTTTGCAGAAATCGTAGAGGAGCTAGCAGTCCTACCTCATTTAGATTTGGAAGGTCTGATGACGATGGCACCTTTGGATGCAACGGAGAAAGAAATTCACACGTATTTCAGCCGATTGCGCAAACTCAGAGATGAAACTCAACTTCGGTTAGGCGCATCGCATCATTTTCACCATCTCTCGATGGGTATGAGCCACGACTTTAAGATTGCTATCGAGGAGGGGGCCACTCTTTTACGTGTCGGTACCGCTATCTTTTCAGATCGGTAG
- the floA gene encoding flotillin-like protein FloA (flotillin-like protein involved in membrane lipid rafts), whose translation MKFLLLDAGSGYEIYFFIIVIAIAALFFLSVVGKYISLWFQAFVSGTPISFFNIIGMSLRKIPPKIIVNARIISFKAGLKDISVSDLETHYLAGGHVSEVVLALIAADKANISLDWKKATAIDLAGRNLYDAVQTSVNPKVIDCPEKGGAITGVAKDGIQINVKARVTVRTNIEQLVGGATEETIIARVGEGIVSAIGGADTHLQVLEAPQRISKVVLDKGLDASTAFLILSIDIVEMNLGENIGAKLRAAKAQSEMLIFQAEAEKRRAMAVAQEQENIAKVKDMDAKLVEAKAAVPLAMAEALRSGKLGVMDYQRLINIQADTDMRERLAGPQEPEKGR comes from the coding sequence ATGAAATTCCTTCTTCTTGATGCAGGTTCGGGTTATGAGATATATTTCTTTATCATCGTCATAGCAATAGCAGCGCTATTTTTTCTTAGTGTCGTCGGAAAATACATCAGCTTATGGTTTCAAGCTTTTGTATCGGGTACGCCGATATCCTTCTTTAATATTATTGGAATGAGTTTGCGTAAGATCCCTCCTAAGATCATCGTTAACGCGCGCATCATCTCCTTTAAAGCAGGCCTTAAAGATATTTCAGTGTCTGACCTGGAGACGCACTACCTTGCCGGCGGACATGTCAGCGAAGTCGTCTTGGCCCTAATTGCTGCTGACAAGGCCAATATCTCACTGGATTGGAAGAAAGCTACCGCTATAGACCTCGCAGGGCGTAACCTTTATGATGCTGTGCAAACGTCTGTCAATCCTAAAGTCATTGATTGCCCGGAAAAGGGGGGAGCTATTACAGGTGTCGCTAAGGATGGAATTCAGATCAATGTGAAAGCCCGCGTAACGGTCCGTACAAACATCGAGCAGCTTGTCGGTGGAGCGACGGAGGAAACGATTATCGCACGTGTAGGGGAGGGTATTGTAAGTGCCATTGGCGGAGCCGACACTCACTTGCAGGTTTTGGAGGCACCCCAGCGTATTTCAAAAGTTGTTCTAGATAAGGGATTGGATGCATCCACTGCCTTCCTTATTCTTTCCATTGATATTGTCGAGATGAACCTGGGCGAAAATATCGGTGCAAAATTACGTGCTGCTAAAGCGCAGTCCGAAATGTTGATTTTCCAAGCCGAGGCCGAGAAACGCCGGGCAATGGCGGTGGCGCAAGAGCAAGAAAATATTGCTAAAGTTAAGGATATGGATGCTAAACTTGTAGAAGCTAAAGCCGCAGTCCCCTTAGCAATGGCTGAAGCCTTGCGTTCCGGAAAATTGGGGGTTATGGACTACCAAAGGCTGATCAATATACAGGCAGATACAGATATGCGTGAGCGTTTAGCCGGACCGCAAGAACCTGAGAAAGGGCGCTAA
- a CDS encoding NfeD family protein, translating to MNPFILLALGLVLIFFEFFLPGAVLGIAGSLFVIASLLIFSYEASSAWVFALYFIFVLVLIYLLFKFALWRIRSTKKDNSFYLGTDQEGYKADVFNTAVVGKRGTATTDLRPAGRILVDGTTYQAISQGDFIPKDTQIIVTGGEGPTLIVKIYHSKDTSYEIPSS from the coding sequence ATGAATCCGTTTATCTTGCTAGCGTTAGGATTAGTCCTGATCTTTTTCGAATTTTTTCTTCCGGGTGCAGTTTTAGGCATAGCCGGATCATTGTTCGTTATTGCTAGTTTGTTGATCTTTTCCTATGAGGCGTCCTCAGCGTGGGTTTTTGCCCTTTATTTTATTTTTGTGCTGGTCCTTATTTACCTCTTATTTAAGTTCGCTCTGTGGCGTATACGATCCACTAAAAAAGACAACTCTTTCTATTTAGGGACTGACCAGGAAGGATATAAGGCCGATGTTTTTAATACCGCAGTTGTGGGAAAAAGGGGGACTGCTACGACAGATCTAAGGCCGGCGGGGCGTATTCTCGTCGACGGAACAACTTACCAAGCTATTTCGCAGGGAGATTTCATCCCTAAAGACACTCAAATTATTGTGACAGGGGGCGAAGGCCCTACACTTATCGTCAAAATTTACCATTCCAAGGATACATCCTATGAAATTCCTTCTTCTTGA
- a CDS encoding NfeD family protein — MLTRYRMNFICLFLFFVSLNGAEPYGSAQAELIEHLQQHIKYSSTSPNTVGYIVIEDHAEQISQSTYLYVKKALDYYKKTKPAFIILKLNTPGGQIYPAQQISSALREMDLVEKIPIVAFIDDWAMSAGAMIAYSSRFIATVSDGSMGAAEPVIQSSEGELKTASEKITSAIRTDFANKARYFGRNPDIAEAMVDKDIILVWRNGKVVRVDNTDQINYKGADPDVVISPYGKLLTLDAEQMLKYGVADLLLTPKAMPPISISEIEQGRWPADKLLLFQYPFFKEMPQTTIDAYVMDWKTRFFVWITSPVVSSLLFMAMLLGFYIEMNTPGFGLAGTVAVTSLLLVILSTFSLELANWLELILVLTGIGFILAEVFLIPAAGLLGVIGLILFLAGLFGMLIPAIDFRNIHFDWDSNTFNAAGQAFLERLTWLCGAFLLALALMALFSRYVAPNVVWLNRFVLKGGEQDASEGYFSGPSSKTLPPIGTVCNVVSALRPAGKVSIQDDVYQAISYGTFLSEGSHAKIVGYQGGTLVVEEVYTKENPL, encoded by the coding sequence ATGCTGACCCGCTATAGGATGAATTTTATTTGTCTGTTTCTATTTTTCGTTTCTTTAAACGGAGCTGAGCCCTATGGATCTGCCCAAGCTGAGTTGATCGAGCATTTGCAGCAGCACATCAAATATTCATCTACTTCACCCAATACGGTGGGATATATTGTTATAGAAGATCATGCCGAGCAGATCTCGCAGTCTACCTATTTGTATGTAAAAAAAGCCTTGGATTATTACAAGAAGACTAAGCCCGCATTCATTATTCTTAAACTCAATACACCAGGGGGCCAGATCTACCCCGCGCAGCAGATCTCGTCTGCCTTAAGAGAGATGGACCTAGTAGAAAAAATTCCCATCGTTGCGTTTATTGATGATTGGGCTATGTCTGCAGGGGCTATGATTGCTTATTCTTCACGATTTATTGCTACAGTCTCTGATGGAAGTATGGGAGCAGCAGAGCCTGTCATCCAATCCTCGGAAGGGGAACTAAAAACTGCTTCCGAAAAAATTACATCCGCCATACGTACCGACTTTGCCAATAAGGCCCGCTATTTTGGACGCAACCCGGACATAGCGGAGGCAATGGTAGATAAGGATATTATTCTTGTTTGGCGTAATGGCAAAGTCGTTAGAGTAGATAACACGGATCAAATCAATTATAAAGGTGCGGACCCGGATGTTGTGATTTCACCCTACGGCAAGCTGCTGACGCTCGATGCAGAGCAAATGCTGAAATATGGTGTGGCGGACTTACTCCTTACGCCTAAAGCAATGCCGCCCATCAGCATATCAGAAATAGAACAGGGACGTTGGCCTGCAGATAAGTTACTGTTATTTCAGTACCCGTTTTTTAAGGAGATGCCCCAAACGACCATTGACGCATATGTCATGGACTGGAAAACCCGTTTTTTTGTTTGGATAACATCTCCGGTAGTATCCTCACTACTCTTTATGGCAATGCTGCTAGGTTTTTATATCGAAATGAATACACCGGGCTTTGGCCTGGCCGGTACTGTGGCAGTGACAAGTTTATTACTTGTCATTCTATCTACATTTTCCTTGGAGCTTGCGAATTGGTTGGAGTTGATCCTTGTCCTAACGGGAATCGGTTTTATTTTGGCGGAGGTTTTCCTAATACCTGCTGCAGGTTTGCTAGGTGTGATTGGCCTAATCCTGTTCCTTGCAGGTTTATTTGGCATGCTTATACCGGCGATAGATTTCAGAAATATCCACTTCGATTGGGATTCAAATACCTTTAACGCCGCAGGGCAGGCTTTTTTGGAACGTCTTACGTGGCTTTGCGGAGCATTTCTCTTAGCGCTGGCACTGATGGCGCTTTTCAGCAGGTATGTTGCCCCTAATGTGGTGTGGCTGAATCGCTTTGTATTAAAGGGGGGCGAACAGGATGCATCCGAGGGATATTTTTCAGGGCCGTCGAGTAAAACGTTGCCGCCTATAGGTACAGTCTGCAATGTCGTCAGTGCGTTGCGTCCTGCCGGGAAAGTGTCAATTCAGGATGATGTTTATCAGGCAATATCTTATGGTACATTTTTGAGTGAAGGTTCCCATGCGAAAATTGTTGGATACCAAGGGGGAACATTAGTGGTGGAAGAAGTTTATACCAAGGAAAATCCTTTATGA
- a CDS encoding branched-chain amino acid transport system II carrier protein, protein MTRTSIGKTITLSFALFSMFFGAGNVVFPLAVGQVTGAYIYYALFGLFFTAVLVPFIGLHAATLLDGCHKSFFSPLGRYGGFLLAAAILCLLGPFGVIPRCIALSQETFHMYFPYGNALTFNIISCVLILILTLKKNRIVSLLGNLMTPILIGVLYCIIFVGLFYVPDTAPLPAISAGKSFMLGLTEGYQTMDLLAGLFFASFITIWMREHMPAQASPTEKKQWMKISAMSITIAAILIASVYVGFGILAARFTYALEGVPQAQLLGTIAGEVLGMNAGLIVCVAVCLACLTTAISLAGIFAEFVRKDVAKNKISYEAALVFTVVVTFGFSMLEFNGIVAFLQPILSVCYPGLILLTGYNLFRYYRKPKMSLTTQESVL, encoded by the coding sequence ATGACTAGGACATCTATAGGTAAAACAATCACATTGAGCTTTGCTCTCTTCTCCATGTTTTTTGGAGCAGGCAATGTGGTTTTCCCTCTCGCTGTGGGACAGGTAACAGGCGCCTATATTTACTATGCACTCTTCGGCTTGTTTTTCACTGCTGTTTTAGTACCCTTCATCGGCCTTCATGCCGCCACCCTCTTAGATGGGTGCCATAAAAGTTTTTTCTCTCCCCTAGGTAGATACGGAGGTTTTCTTTTAGCCGCTGCCATCCTCTGTCTTTTAGGGCCCTTTGGCGTTATCCCTCGCTGCATAGCGCTTTCGCAGGAGACTTTTCATATGTACTTCCCTTATGGAAATGCCCTCACTTTTAATATTATTTCTTGTGTGCTTATTCTGATTCTTACACTGAAAAAAAATCGTATTGTCAGCCTATTGGGCAATCTTATGACCCCTATTCTTATCGGCGTACTTTATTGCATTATTTTTGTAGGCCTTTTCTATGTTCCCGATACAGCTCCTCTCCCAGCCATTTCAGCAGGAAAATCTTTCATGCTAGGACTGACTGAAGGCTATCAAACAATGGACCTTTTAGCCGGGCTTTTCTTCGCATCGTTTATTACGATATGGATGCGTGAACATATGCCTGCCCAAGCATCACCCACCGAAAAGAAGCAGTGGATGAAAATTTCTGCGATGTCAATCACCATTGCTGCAATCCTTATCGCCAGTGTTTATGTTGGATTTGGAATCCTGGCTGCGCGCTTTACCTATGCGCTGGAAGGTGTTCCTCAAGCGCAACTTTTGGGGACGATTGCAGGGGAAGTCCTCGGAATGAATGCAGGATTGATCGTTTGTGTTGCTGTCTGTTTGGCTTGTCTAACGACAGCAATTTCTCTGGCAGGCATCTTTGCAGAGTTTGTGCGTAAAGATGTAGCAAAAAATAAGATATCCTATGAAGCGGCTTTGGTATTCACCGTCGTCGTGACTTTCGGATTTTCTATGCTTGAATTCAATGGGATTGTAGCTTTCCTACAACCTATCCTTTCAGTGTGCTATCCAGGTCTTATCCTATTAACAGGGTATAACTTGTTTAGATACTATCGTAAGCCAAAAATGAGCCTTACTACCCAAGAAAGCGTTCTCTAG
- the smpB gene encoding SsrA-binding protein SmpB — MNEANKDLMTNRKALHEFEILEQFEAGIVLQGTEIKSLKIGGGSLQEAYVRVIKGEVWLVGFSIPPYKFGNVHNHEEKRDRKLLLHFREIDKLQRATQEKGLTVVPLALYMKKGLVKLRIATARGKKLVDKRDAIKSRDENRRMQKAMKDVKQR, encoded by the coding sequence ATGAACGAAGCAAATAAAGACCTTATGACGAATCGTAAGGCACTGCACGAATTCGAGATCTTGGAACAATTTGAGGCCGGGATTGTGTTGCAGGGAACAGAAATCAAGTCGCTTAAGATTGGCGGAGGAAGCTTGCAAGAAGCTTATGTACGCGTAATTAAAGGTGAAGTGTGGCTGGTAGGCTTCAGCATACCGCCCTACAAATTCGGAAATGTCCATAATCATGAAGAAAAGAGGGATCGCAAGCTCTTGCTGCACTTTCGTGAGATTGATAAACTACAGCGGGCGACCCAAGAAAAGGGGCTGACAGTCGTTCCTTTAGCTCTATATATGAAAAAGGGGCTTGTAAAACTGCGTATTGCCACAGCACGTGGAAAAAAACTTGTCGACAAAAGAGATGCGATAAAGAGTCGTGATGAGAATAGACGCATGCAGAAAGCCATGAAAGACGTAAAGCAAAGATAA
- a CDS encoding 23S rRNA (pseudouridine(1915)-N(3))-methyltransferase RlmH yields the protein MQITLYSVGKTKEQWLEEACAEYIKRLSPYVKFSAEWAKDDAQLIKITQKERLLLCLDPAGEQYTSEDFSALLMKKMEQGGARLGIVIGGPEGLPAVLKTSNSLVSFSKMTFTHQCIRLLLLEQLYRAFEIARGSPYHK from the coding sequence ATGCAGATTACGCTCTATTCCGTAGGTAAAACCAAGGAACAATGGCTCGAAGAAGCTTGCGCTGAATACATCAAAAGACTGTCCCCTTATGTGAAGTTCTCTGCCGAATGGGCTAAAGATGATGCGCAGTTGATTAAGATAACACAGAAAGAACGTTTACTGCTGTGTTTGGATCCTGCCGGAGAACAATATACCAGTGAGGATTTCTCTGCTCTGCTCATGAAGAAAATGGAACAAGGCGGGGCAAGGCTAGGAATAGTTATCGGAGGCCCTGAAGGACTTCCTGCTGTGCTTAAGACTTCAAATTCTCTTGTCAGCTTCTCAAAAATGACATTTACACATCAATGTATCCGTCTTTTGCTTTTAGAGCAGCTTTATCGCGCTTTTGAGATCGCGCGCGGCTCACCCTACCATAAATAG
- the acpS gene encoding holo-ACP synthase produces MILGVGTDIIEIARIEKAIERQGDPFLNQVFTANERAYCSRHQAYLRNYAGRFAAKEAILKATGTGLRDGISWQDMDIYNDELGRPAVRLSGKLQNILGDNITVHLSISHSADYATAVAVIEKLD; encoded by the coding sequence ATGATCCTTGGAGTCGGAACTGACATCATTGAAATCGCTCGCATAGAAAAAGCTATCGAAAGACAGGGCGATCCTTTTCTAAACCAAGTATTTACTGCCAATGAAAGGGCCTATTGTTCTAGGCATCAGGCCTACCTAAGAAATTACGCGGGTAGATTTGCTGCTAAAGAAGCTATTTTAAAAGCGACTGGAACAGGGTTGCGTGATGGAATTTCCTGGCAAGATATGGATATCTACAATGATGAACTGGGCCGTCCGGCTGTGCGCCTTTCAGGTAAGTTACAAAATATTCTAGGTGATAATATCACTGTTCACCTTAGCATAAGCCACTCTGCAGATTATGCTACAGCTGTTGCTGTCATCGAGAAGTTAGATTAA
- the trxB gene encoding thioredoxin-disulfide reductase: MKNAKLVIIGSGPAGYTAAIYAARANLEPILYEGFLNGPAGGQLMTTTEVENYPGFPEGITGPELMNNFRMQAERFGTKFLTEDVVAVDFSQRPYKVIGRETEMFAESVIISTGARARRIDIPGTLDGEFWQRGVTACAVCDGAIPIFRNRPLFVIGGGDSAVEEATFLTKYGSHVYIVHRRNELRASKIMQERALHHPKITILWDSEIMRVEGDSIVRSVIIRNFVTEEEKEMEAGGVFFAVGHTPNTSFLNGQIDLHDNGYIRVKPGSCKTNKPLVFACGDAQDFEYRQAITAAGTGCMAAIEVERALAAEGIQ; encoded by the coding sequence ATGAAAAATGCTAAACTTGTCATCATCGGCTCAGGTCCTGCAGGTTATACCGCAGCGATATATGCTGCCAGAGCCAACCTTGAACCTATCTTATATGAAGGGTTCCTTAACGGTCCTGCAGGCGGCCAGTTGATGACAACGACAGAAGTAGAAAATTACCCCGGTTTCCCTGAAGGGATTACGGGGCCAGAATTAATGAATAATTTTAGAATGCAGGCAGAGCGTTTCGGCACCAAATTCCTTACCGAAGATGTCGTCGCTGTAGATTTCTCGCAAAGGCCCTACAAAGTTATAGGACGCGAAACAGAAATGTTTGCTGAATCTGTCATTATTTCAACAGGTGCGAGAGCCCGCCGAATAGATATCCCCGGAACTTTGGATGGTGAATTCTGGCAGAGGGGTGTAACAGCTTGCGCAGTTTGTGATGGAGCTATACCCATCTTTAGAAATAGACCCCTCTTTGTCATTGGCGGCGGAGATTCTGCTGTGGAAGAAGCTACTTTCTTAACAAAATATGGCAGCCATGTATATATAGTGCATCGCCGCAACGAGTTGAGAGCGTCAAAAATCATGCAGGAAAGAGCATTGCACCATCCCAAAATTACTATCCTTTGGGATAGCGAGATCATGCGTGTGGAAGGGGATAGTATAGTCCGCAGCGTAATAATAAGGAACTTTGTTACAGAAGAGGAAAAAGAAATGGAAGCCGGCGGCGTGTTTTTTGCTGTAGGCCATACTCCAAACACATCTTTTCTAAATGGCCAGATCGATCTGCACGATAACGGATATATCCGCGTGAAACCAGGTTCTTGCAAAACGAATAAACCCCTGGTTTTTGCGTGCGGCGACGCTCAAGACTTTGAGTATCGTCAAGCTATTACCGCAGCAGGGACGGGTTGTATGGCTGCAATAGAAGTTGAACGTGCATTGGCTGCTGAAGGAATTCAATAA
- a CDS encoding AAA family ATPase, producing MFDHLIGNAPIKNYLISLLDTQEVPHALLFAGPSGIGKSQFAQQFALALIQGGGASVHPDIHEYYPEGKSGLHSMETMRSFCDEVTLAPYKSPWKVFIIHHAERMQSYSANALLKTFEEPTPRTVIILVTESPESLIPTILSRCRTLPFKGVSVSELSDWIQNKYSMTPQDALTVARQAKGSVAYAMQLAENGESLFEEHLLPVLIQGRFRTYSELVKTAQSIASEIDALKTETEESSADSDLSAAQRARLEKSLAGTGTMLYLRQVQKFLEAISGWYRDIVLLKCGGDPEALWHAKCQQVLEKNAQQKLPMHLDHVLAAIKEALVSIQRASPLQSVLETLFLRLKLL from the coding sequence ATGTTTGACCACCTTATAGGCAACGCTCCCATAAAAAATTATCTGATAAGTCTGCTGGATACTCAGGAGGTGCCGCACGCACTCCTTTTTGCAGGCCCTTCAGGGATTGGTAAAAGCCAATTCGCTCAACAATTCGCCCTGGCTTTAATCCAAGGAGGGGGGGCTTCCGTCCATCCCGATATTCACGAGTACTATCCGGAAGGCAAAAGCGGCCTCCACAGTATGGAAACGATGCGCAGCTTCTGTGACGAAGTCACCCTTGCCCCATACAAGTCCCCTTGGAAGGTATTTATTATTCATCACGCCGAAAGAATGCAGTCTTACAGCGCTAACGCACTACTCAAAACCTTTGAAGAACCTACCCCGCGCACAGTCATCATTTTGGTGACCGAATCCCCCGAAAGCCTGATTCCTACCATCCTTTCCCGCTGCAGAACACTACCTTTCAAAGGTGTAAGCGTATCCGAACTCTCTGACTGGATCCAAAATAAATACTCCATGACGCCGCAAGATGCATTAACTGTCGCACGCCAAGCTAAAGGCTCTGTCGCGTATGCAATGCAGTTGGCAGAAAATGGAGAGAGCCTTTTTGAAGAGCATTTACTACCCGTCTTAATCCAAGGACGCTTTAGAACATATAGCGAATTAGTGAAGACCGCTCAATCTATCGCTTCGGAGATCGATGCCCTGAAAACAGAAACAGAAGAATCTTCCGCTGATAGCGACCTTTCCGCCGCGCAGCGTGCGCGCCTAGAAAAGTCTTTGGCAGGGACAGGAACCATGCTGTATCTACGCCAAGTGCAAAAATTCCTGGAGGCAATAAGCGGCTGGTACCGAGATATTGTCCTGTTGAAATGCGGCGGGGATCCGGAAGCCCTCTGGCATGCAAAATGCCAACAAGTGCTAGAAAAGAATGCACAGCAAAAACTTCCTATGCATTTAGACCATGTTTTGGCCGCAATTAAAGAGGCCCTTGTTTCTATTCAGAGAGCTTCGCCTCTTCAGAGTGTTTTAGAGACATTATTCCTTAGGCTTAAGCTTCTTTGA
- the tmk gene encoding dTMP kinase: protein MTGKLTLSNMKNGTFITFEGGEGAGKSSVIAHIAAALRLEGFEVLCTREPGGTPLGEQIRHWLLDNKQTVQIGDTSELFLFLAARAQHLAELIRPALKRGYIVLCDRFNDSTIAYQGAARGLGVEYVEKLCRLACHDTLPDITLLLDVPTEAGLQRTRAASKENAKAGEVDRIESEKKEFHEKVRQALLALAAKEPDRYLVIDASQTLHHVQQEAKDKIFKSLSRYV from the coding sequence GTGACTGGCAAGCTTACACTTTCCAACATGAAAAACGGTACATTTATCACATTCGAGGGGGGCGAAGGAGCCGGTAAAAGCTCTGTTATCGCCCATATTGCCGCGGCATTACGTCTGGAAGGCTTTGAAGTTCTGTGCACTCGCGAGCCGGGCGGCACTCCCTTAGGTGAGCAGATACGGCATTGGCTGCTTGACAACAAGCAAACCGTGCAAATAGGGGATACCTCAGAGTTATTTCTTTTTCTCGCTGCCCGTGCCCAGCACCTGGCCGAACTTATTCGTCCGGCCCTAAAACGGGGCTATATCGTTCTTTGCGACCGGTTCAACGACTCTACTATTGCTTATCAAGGTGCTGCTAGGGGGTTAGGAGTAGAATATGTTGAGAAACTTTGCCGCCTAGCCTGCCACGATACGCTGCCTGATATTACCCTACTTTTGGATGTACCGACTGAGGCAGGGCTGCAAAGAACACGTGCAGCATCAAAAGAAAATGCTAAGGCAGGCGAAGTCGACCGTATCGAATCAGAGAAAAAAGAATTCCACGAAAAAGTCCGCCAAGCTTTGCTTGCTTTGGCCGCAAAAGAACCGGACCGCTATCTCGTGATCGATGCAAGCCAAACACTGCACCACGTACAGCAGGAAGCTAAAGATAAAATATTCAAATCACTCTCTAGATATGTTTGA
- a CDS encoding class I SAM-dependent methyltransferase has product MKLFAHLLGLMVVLGSLTAEEIPEPYASTNDLPFDGHGWFMNGDYIAATMSLYNPVIAIEVGAWLGSSTRFIAERLPAGGKLYAIDTWRGSPNEPLHLRDPRMPYLYQLFLSNVKHANLTNVIIPVRMESLEASKAMNVQADFIYIDASHDETNVYNDILAWYPHVKEGGVMCGDDWGWVSVQRGVIRAANHLGKTVWGHGNFWRFL; this is encoded by the coding sequence ATGAAATTATTTGCACATCTCTTAGGTTTAATGGTTGTATTAGGTTCACTGACTGCCGAGGAGATTCCGGAACCTTATGCCTCTACTAATGACCTCCCCTTCGATGGTCATGGTTGGTTTATGAATGGCGATTATATTGCAGCAACGATGTCCCTGTACAATCCTGTGATCGCTATTGAAGTGGGGGCTTGGTTAGGCTCTTCTACCCGTTTTATCGCAGAAAGGCTGCCGGCAGGAGGGAAGCTCTATGCTATCGATACCTGGCGCGGATCGCCTAATGAGCCTTTGCATTTGCGTGATCCGAGGATGCCCTACCTCTACCAGCTATTCCTCTCCAATGTAAAACATGCAAACCTGACGAATGTTATCATTCCGGTCCGCATGGAGTCCTTAGAAGCATCAAAAGCCATGAATGTTCAGGCTGATTTTATTTATATCGATGCATCCCATGATGAAACAAACGTCTATAACGATATTTTAGCTTGGTATCCGCACGTTAAAGAAGGTGGTGTCATGTGTGGAGACGACTGGGGATGGGTTAGCGTCCAAAGAGGAGTCATCCGCGCTGCCAATCATTTAGGCAAAACAGTCTGGGGCCACGGCAATTTTTGGCGTTTTCTTTAG